In Caballeronia insecticola, the following are encoded in one genomic region:
- a CDS encoding transporter substrate-binding domain-containing protein translates to MAGFTRVAQAAEDHLQTVKQRGTLLCGTDNTTPGMGYLNTKTGKMEGMDVDMCRAVAAAVLGDADKVQFVVVTDKSRFNALRTGQADVVFAHTTVNATRASAVGITFLPANFFDGNGVLVKAALKARHIGDLNGATICTTQGSGTEVLWSGYIKAHGWRPSSKVLTYQDTDKLFAALTSGRCDVMSTDKSALAGWKGNAPDPKAFDILPETLDKSPLAGFVSSGDPKWAAALSWIVYATFEAEDEGITSKNLDTFLKTQDPYIAKFLGVNGSLGQDFGMRPDFVQKVICRRSLTASMGL, encoded by the coding sequence TTGGCGGGGTTCACGAGGGTCGCGCAGGCCGCCGAGGATCATCTGCAGACCGTGAAGCAGCGCGGCACGCTGCTGTGCGGCACGGACAACACGACACCGGGCATGGGTTATCTAAATACGAAGACCGGCAAGATGGAGGGCATGGACGTCGACATGTGCCGCGCCGTCGCCGCGGCGGTGCTCGGCGATGCGGACAAGGTGCAGTTCGTCGTCGTCACGGACAAGAGCCGCTTCAACGCGCTGCGCACCGGCCAGGCCGACGTCGTGTTCGCGCATACGACCGTGAACGCGACGCGTGCGTCGGCGGTCGGCATCACCTTTCTGCCCGCCAATTTCTTCGACGGAAACGGCGTGCTCGTCAAGGCGGCGCTCAAGGCGCGGCATATCGGCGATCTGAACGGCGCGACGATCTGCACGACGCAAGGCTCCGGCACCGAAGTGCTGTGGTCCGGCTACATCAAGGCGCACGGCTGGAGGCCGTCGAGCAAGGTGCTGACATACCAGGACACCGACAAGCTGTTCGCGGCGCTGACGTCGGGCCGCTGCGACGTCATGAGCACCGACAAATCCGCGCTCGCCGGATGGAAAGGCAATGCGCCCGATCCGAAAGCCTTCGACATCCTGCCGGAAACGCTCGACAAATCGCCGCTCGCCGGCTTCGTATCGAGCGGCGATCCGAAGTGGGCCGCGGCGCTGTCGTGGATCGTCTATGCGACTTTCGAGGCGGAAGACGAGGGCATCACGTCGAAGAATCTCGACACCTTCCTGAAGACGCAGGATCCGTACATCGCGAAGTTTCTCGGCGTGAACGGGTCGCTCGGACAGGACTTCGGCATGCGGCCGGATTTCGTCCAGAAGGTTATCTGTCGCCGATCATTGACTGCTTCGATGGGCTTGTGA
- a CDS encoding aminotransferase class V-fold PLP-dependent enzyme, whose protein sequence is MIPTEKLSAVREQFPVTRRQLYLDSAHQTPLAMSVRDALASFLTEGFETAGPKPVWLRRVEETRVSVARFFNAAPSEIAFTKNTSEGLNIAANAVPLEAGDNVVLIEGDHPNNAYAWLNLKRNGVEVRFAPLPDDEIATATTFEPYIDARTKVVSLSHVTFHAGQVHDLMGIGKLCKERGIYLVVDAMQSVGVIPLDVKALNISVLAAGTHKGLLVPQGLGVLYIADGLDELQPAYLAMSSMANPPADYVARPDDMAVRKDALRFEFGNVNLPDVHALSAAIDLIQSVGVAAIQKHVLALGDLLLEGLDALGVSVVGPRERGWRNHIYVLQLPVETWADYFARNDVRVSPERGGIRVSLAMFNTVDDIERLIGVIRAGLKTNAFAAIAHID, encoded by the coding sequence ATGATTCCGACTGAAAAGCTCAGCGCCGTCCGTGAACAGTTTCCCGTCACCAGGCGTCAGCTGTATCTCGATTCCGCTCACCAGACGCCGCTTGCGATGAGCGTGCGCGACGCGCTCGCGTCGTTCCTCACGGAAGGCTTCGAAACGGCGGGACCGAAACCCGTCTGGCTGCGCCGCGTCGAGGAAACGCGCGTGAGCGTCGCCAGGTTCTTCAATGCCGCGCCGTCCGAGATCGCATTCACCAAGAATACGTCCGAAGGGCTCAACATCGCGGCGAACGCGGTGCCGCTGGAGGCGGGCGACAACGTCGTGCTGATCGAAGGCGATCATCCGAACAACGCGTACGCATGGCTCAATCTGAAGCGCAATGGCGTCGAGGTCCGCTTCGCTCCGCTGCCGGACGACGAGATCGCCACGGCGACGACCTTCGAGCCCTACATCGACGCGCGCACGAAAGTCGTGTCGCTCTCGCATGTCACTTTTCACGCGGGCCAGGTCCACGATCTGATGGGCATCGGCAAGCTGTGCAAGGAACGCGGCATCTATCTCGTCGTCGACGCAATGCAGTCGGTCGGTGTGATTCCGCTCGACGTGAAGGCACTGAACATCTCGGTGCTGGCAGCGGGCACGCACAAGGGTCTGCTGGTGCCGCAAGGGCTCGGCGTGCTGTACATCGCCGACGGTCTCGACGAACTGCAACCCGCCTATCTGGCGATGTCGAGCATGGCGAATCCGCCTGCCGACTACGTCGCGCGTCCCGACGACATGGCCGTGCGCAAAGACGCGTTGCGCTTCGAATTCGGCAACGTCAATCTGCCGGACGTGCATGCGCTGTCGGCGGCGATCGATCTGATCCAGAGCGTCGGCGTCGCGGCGATCCAGAAACACGTGCTCGCGCTCGGCGATCTGCTGCTCGAAGGGCTCGATGCGCTGGGCGTGAGCGTCGTCGGTCCGCGCGAGCGTGGCTGGCGCAATCACATCTACGTGCTGCAACTGCCGGTCGAGACGTGGGCGGATTACTTCGCCCGCAACGACGTGCGCGTGTCGCCGGAGCGCGGCGGCATCCGCGTGTCGCTGGCGATGTTCAATACCGTCGACGACATCGAACGGCTGATCGGCGTGATTCGCGCGGGACTGAAGACGAATGCGTTCGCCGCGATCGCGCACATCGACTGA
- a CDS encoding IS110 family RNA-guided transposase: protein MNEVTLIGIDLGKHVFHVHGQDARGHAIFRKKLSRQQLLSFFSNLKAVTVVMEACAGSHWLARKLNAMGHVSKLISPQYVRPFVKSNKNDYIDAEAICEAASRPAMRFVEPRTEAQQLLAALHRTREGLVTERTATINRIHGILLEFGVVVPMSKVTLRRLPDVIALNDLPSRLLQIIQRLHEHYKYLDAQVVEIEKELVAQLREDENAARLLSVPGIGTITASLLASEIGSITQYACGRNFAASIGLVPRQKSTGGRTTLCGISKRGDKHLRRLLVQGARAVIQRAQKRNDRLGDWIRSMLIRRHSNVVACALANKLARIAWAVLTKHTEYQGSLLVHKS, encoded by the coding sequence ATGAACGAGGTCACGCTGATCGGCATCGATCTTGGCAAGCATGTGTTTCACGTTCACGGGCAGGATGCGAGGGGCCATGCGATCTTTCGCAAGAAGCTTTCGCGTCAGCAGTTGCTTTCCTTCTTCAGCAATCTCAAAGCCGTTACTGTCGTCATGGAAGCTTGTGCTGGTTCGCACTGGCTAGCACGCAAGCTGAACGCGATGGGGCACGTAAGCAAGCTGATTTCGCCGCAATACGTGCGGCCGTTTGTGAAGAGCAATAAGAATGACTACATTGATGCTGAGGCGATCTGTGAAGCCGCATCCCGACCAGCAATGCGCTTCGTCGAGCCTCGAACGGAAGCCCAGCAACTTCTAGCCGCACTACATCGAACGCGTGAAGGTTTGGTAACGGAGCGTACGGCCACCATCAATCGAATTCACGGTATCTTGCTCGAATTTGGCGTCGTGGTGCCAATGTCCAAAGTAACCTTGCGTCGTTTGCCTGATGTCATCGCGCTCAATGATCTCCCGTCGAGGCTTCTCCAAATCATTCAACGACTGCACGAACACTATAAATATCTTGACGCCCAAGTTGTCGAAATCGAGAAGGAACTGGTCGCGCAGCTTCGTGAGGACGAAAACGCCGCTCGATTGCTTTCGGTTCCGGGGATCGGCACTATCACGGCAAGCTTGCTCGCATCTGAGATCGGAAGCATCACACAGTATGCGTGTGGAAGAAATTTTGCCGCGTCGATCGGACTAGTCCCACGTCAGAAAAGCACGGGCGGACGAACGACCTTATGCGGCATCAGCAAACGCGGTGACAAACATCTGCGCCGTCTGCTCGTGCAAGGCGCGCGTGCTGTCATACAGCGCGCGCAAAAACGTAACGACAGGCTTGGAGATTGGATTCGTTCGATGTTGATTCGACGACACTCGAATGTGGTTGCATGCGCGCTTGCCAACAAGCTTGCTCGGATCGCTTGGGCCGTTCTCACGAAGCATACGGAATATCAAGGTTCGTTGTTGGTTCACAAGAGTTGA
- a CDS encoding ABC transporter permease yields the protein MIDVFREYWRNYLYTDGYQFTGLIITIWLLVFSVVLGSALAVPMAVARNAENRLVARAVWLYTYLFRGTPLFVQLLLCYTGVFSLNVIRNHELTNAFFRDGMHCSLLVFVLNTCAYTTEIFAGAIRATPAGEIEAGLAAGMSRLQLYLHVILPSALRRSLPSYSNEVILVFHSTSVAFAATVPDLLKVARDVNSATYQSFAAFGIAFLLYSAITFALVWLFRQAENRWLAYLKPQND from the coding sequence ATGATCGACGTCTTCCGCGAGTACTGGCGCAATTACCTTTACACCGATGGCTATCAGTTCACCGGCCTGATCATCACGATCTGGTTGCTCGTATTCTCCGTTGTGCTCGGTTCCGCGCTGGCGGTGCCGATGGCCGTCGCGCGAAACGCCGAAAATCGCCTCGTGGCGCGCGCGGTCTGGCTCTACACCTATCTGTTTCGCGGCACGCCGTTATTCGTTCAGCTCCTGCTCTGCTATACGGGTGTCTTCAGCCTCAATGTCATCCGCAACCACGAGCTGACCAATGCCTTCTTCCGCGACGGAATGCATTGTTCGCTGCTCGTGTTCGTGTTGAACACATGCGCCTACACGACCGAGATTTTCGCCGGCGCAATCAGGGCGACGCCCGCCGGAGAAATCGAAGCGGGACTGGCTGCGGGAATGTCGAGACTTCAGCTCTATCTGCACGTCATTCTTCCCTCGGCGCTGCGGCGATCGCTTCCGAGTTACAGCAATGAAGTCATTCTGGTTTTCCATTCGACTTCGGTCGCATTCGCCGCAACCGTGCCGGATTTGCTGAAAGTCGCCCGCGATGTGAATTCCGCGACCTATCAATCCTTCGCTGCGTTCGGCATTGCTTTCCTGCTCTATTCGGCGATCACCTTTGCGCTGGTCTGGCTCTTTCGCCAGGCCGAGAATCGTTGGCTTGCTTACCTGAAACCGCAAAATGAC
- a CDS encoding GNAT family N-acetyltransferase: MTMSSGAVHKGTDGASERLRSLTIRPARATDAAACASLVFASGKHEFEFFLGLRAEQCTEFLKHAFALSQGRFSWRRHEVAVDAQGEMMAVLAAHDGRRVAADDLHIVWTLLRYFGPLRAVPMLVRGLVLETELPKPRRTQTLVAHCATRADTRGCGVFSMLFEQALRGASASTRGLVPSEREVVLDALVSNTRAMALYRRLGFVELPRKRSRSRFLPAQLESVRMRLAVGAEK; the protein is encoded by the coding sequence ATGACGATGAGTTCGGGTGCGGTTCATAAAGGAACTGATGGGGCGAGCGAGCGCCTGCGTAGCTTGACGATCCGGCCAGCAAGGGCGACCGACGCGGCCGCATGCGCGTCGCTCGTCTTTGCTTCAGGCAAGCACGAGTTCGAGTTCTTTCTTGGCTTGCGAGCCGAGCAATGCACGGAGTTTCTCAAGCACGCGTTTGCGCTGTCTCAGGGTCGCTTTTCATGGCGGCGCCACGAAGTGGCCGTCGATGCGCAAGGCGAAATGATGGCGGTGCTTGCCGCGCACGATGGTCGACGCGTCGCCGCTGACGATCTTCACATTGTTTGGACGCTGCTGCGTTATTTCGGTCCGCTGCGTGCGGTGCCGATGTTAGTGCGTGGCCTGGTGCTAGAAACGGAATTGCCGAAGCCCAGGCGCACACAAACGCTTGTTGCACATTGCGCGACGCGCGCCGACACGCGGGGTTGCGGCGTGTTTTCGATGCTGTTCGAGCAGGCGCTGCGCGGCGCGAGCGCGAGCACGCGCGGCCTGGTGCCCAGTGAACGAGAGGTCGTGCTGGACGCGCTTGTGAGCAACACGCGCGCTATGGCGCTTTACCGGCGACTCGGCTTTGTCGAGTTGCCGCGCAAGCGATCGCGGTCCCGTTTTCTTCCCGCGCAACTTGAATCGGTGCGTATGCGGTTGGCTGTGGGGGCGGAGAAGTGA
- a CDS encoding heparinase II/III domain-containing protein has protein sequence MEILKSLLPGRVSVDPLAAARDIAARRVVNLHGGIPFYIRPEWEGAEALSRMHQRSLHMHAFIGDLVCAYEQQRQRDWLLSALELVEDWSSRFEYPRDARSMAFHDETVARRLGYWLRLYFSLRAAGEQALADRMWQKINDIVWILNQDNFHAGLNNHGMFQDLALLYFCVCTPDAENIQAKSLKRLSDYFFQSVCRDGVHKEHSPAYHYLVADNIYRHRSLIERLDPTNAQALSELTGKMGRFGLNILTPDLQYPPLGDTQPVAPPSNYHKVFGLQYTTPDSAAFFFDGGFAVLRDDPEKREQQTYAVMCAGHHGDYHKHQDDLSVLLYAGEWILYESGPYGYDYAHPLSKHGYSAAAHSTLMLDDLQPSAETGRVALEESRETRQFVQVKGRNARYPGVDHERVMTVHRSKPLVDIADKVSSDAPHGMSLLWQLAPGLKAVTVANEVHLLKENIKVAKISVQSDAPVELTLGHGDQTPAGYVFPRLGEAKETTVLKVAAGKISSWQCRTSIAFPARSAKGINFPFETIPGDWPIQYLFEPQENSDALFVVFPALAPEFEYRINYHRVLRGAPVNQLFVLDDFGPQGSYLIASNGKLELAEAVCALIESFRVKLGIEKSKVIFLGSSKGGASALYFANRLGYGHVLTGAPQTRIGHFLLRQDLENGPRLANYMMPGEDSEEKLDKLIFDLPFNRDVSCRIHVGRGDHHYESHALPYAEHIRTQGGCVEVDVGEYSEHSDLGKHFPLFIENKLRNIFGIKMRRYFPGPAPTLTVSAWREGDEVVSQITLPEGWSSEPVEYAFYLLVNDEKKAVRWYDESPTVRFAWPHDIDLQDASVRGFAREIGSPDYKLATTTKIEMALLT, from the coding sequence ATGGAAATTTTGAAATCGCTTTTGCCAGGACGAGTCAGCGTCGACCCGTTGGCAGCCGCCCGAGATATCGCGGCACGACGCGTGGTGAACCTCCATGGAGGCATTCCCTTCTACATTCGTCCGGAATGGGAAGGCGCTGAAGCGCTCTCGCGCATGCACCAGCGCTCTCTGCATATGCATGCCTTCATTGGCGATCTGGTGTGCGCATACGAGCAACAACGTCAAAGAGACTGGTTACTGAGCGCGCTTGAACTGGTCGAGGACTGGAGCAGCCGGTTCGAGTATCCTCGGGACGCTCGATCAATGGCGTTTCATGATGAGACGGTCGCTCGCCGTCTTGGCTATTGGCTGCGCTTATACTTTTCGCTTCGGGCGGCCGGTGAGCAAGCGCTTGCCGATCGCATGTGGCAGAAAATCAACGACATTGTTTGGATTCTGAATCAGGATAATTTTCATGCCGGTTTGAACAACCACGGCATGTTTCAGGATCTGGCATTGCTGTATTTTTGCGTCTGCACACCGGACGCGGAGAACATACAAGCAAAATCCCTGAAACGCCTGAGCGATTACTTCTTTCAGTCTGTTTGCCGTGATGGTGTTCACAAGGAACACTCTCCTGCTTACCACTATCTTGTCGCGGACAATATTTACCGACATAGGTCGCTAATCGAGCGGCTGGACCCGACAAACGCACAGGCTCTGAGCGAGCTGACCGGGAAGATGGGCCGTTTCGGCCTGAACATTCTTACCCCGGACCTGCAATATCCGCCGCTCGGCGATACCCAGCCCGTTGCTCCCCCTTCCAATTACCATAAGGTGTTTGGACTTCAGTACACGACTCCCGATAGCGCCGCCTTCTTCTTCGATGGTGGCTTCGCGGTTCTGAGAGACGATCCGGAAAAACGCGAGCAACAAACCTATGCCGTCATGTGCGCGGGCCATCATGGCGACTACCATAAGCATCAGGATGACCTGTCTGTCTTGTTGTACGCCGGCGAATGGATTCTCTACGAGAGCGGCCCGTACGGCTACGACTACGCACATCCGTTGTCCAAGCATGGCTACTCGGCCGCGGCGCACAGCACGCTGATGCTCGATGATTTGCAACCGTCCGCTGAGACAGGGCGAGTTGCGCTGGAAGAATCGAGGGAAACGCGGCAGTTCGTTCAGGTCAAGGGAAGAAACGCGAGGTATCCGGGCGTCGACCATGAGCGTGTCATGACCGTGCATCGCTCGAAGCCGCTCGTGGATATTGCAGACAAGGTCAGCAGCGATGCGCCGCACGGAATGTCTTTGTTGTGGCAGCTGGCTCCGGGTCTTAAGGCGGTGACGGTCGCCAATGAAGTCCATCTACTGAAGGAAAATATCAAGGTTGCCAAGATATCTGTTCAGTCCGATGCGCCTGTCGAGTTGACGCTGGGACATGGGGATCAAACCCCTGCTGGCTATGTCTTTCCGCGACTTGGCGAAGCAAAGGAAACAACTGTCCTGAAGGTTGCGGCCGGAAAGATTTCATCGTGGCAGTGCCGGACTTCTATTGCGTTCCCCGCGCGCTCTGCGAAAGGGATCAATTTCCCGTTTGAGACCATTCCGGGTGATTGGCCGATCCAGTATTTGTTTGAGCCGCAAGAGAACAGTGACGCTCTGTTCGTGGTGTTTCCGGCTTTGGCTCCGGAGTTCGAATACCGAATCAACTATCACAGGGTGTTGCGTGGCGCCCCGGTCAATCAGCTTTTCGTGTTGGACGACTTCGGTCCGCAAGGATCGTATCTGATTGCATCGAATGGAAAGCTTGAACTTGCTGAAGCCGTGTGCGCGCTGATCGAAAGCTTCCGGGTCAAACTGGGCATCGAGAAGAGCAAAGTCATTTTCCTCGGCTCATCGAAGGGAGGTGCGTCTGCGTTGTACTTTGCGAACCGGCTGGGATATGGCCATGTACTCACTGGAGCGCCACAAACCCGGATCGGACACTTCCTTTTGCGCCAGGATCTTGAAAACGGTCCTCGGCTGGCAAACTACATGATGCCCGGCGAAGATAGCGAAGAAAAACTCGACAAGCTAATCTTCGACTTGCCCTTTAACCGTGACGTGAGTTGCCGCATTCATGTTGGCAGAGGCGACCATCATTATGAGAGCCATGCTCTGCCGTACGCCGAACACATCCGAACACAGGGTGGCTGTGTTGAGGTGGACGTTGGCGAATACTCCGAACATAGCGACCTCGGAAAACATTTCCCGCTCTTCATCGAAAACAAGCTTCGAAACATCTTCGGAATCAAGATGCGGCGGTATTTTCCGGGCCCCGCCCCCACTCTGACGGTGTCAGCTTGGCGGGAGGGAGACGAAGTCGTAAGTCAGATCACGCTGCCCGAAGGGTGGTCGAGCGAACCGGTTGAATACGCATTCTATCTTCTGGTCAACGACGAGAAGAAAGCGGTACGCTGGTACGACGAGTCTCCAACTGTACGATTCGCATGGCCGCATGATATCGATTTGCAAGACGCAAGCGTGAGAGGCTTCGCGCGCGAGATAGGAAGCCCCGATTACAAGCTAGCCACCACGACTAAGATTGAAATGGCGTTGCTGACCTGA
- a CDS encoding CrcB family protein, whose product MLSSTSKCHFVFQLAEKTLNRDPQNPVRMCVTQDAGNPISCWKLHRSPTSRGAGRLKTTPAHAIPACLASGIVVYGSIIAIAVGGGIGSLVRWLLSVYLDPKRPMLPLGTLASNLVASWVIGFTVLLFTHYYSESPRVLRMHQFARE is encoded by the coding sequence ATGCTGTCTTCAACTTCGAAATGCCACTTCGTCTTTCAACTTGCCGAAAAAACGCTCAATCGCGACCCGCAAAATCCTGTGCGCATGTGCGTCACACAAGACGCCGGCAACCCGATCTCATGCTGGAAACTGCATCGAAGTCCAACGTCGCGTGGCGCGGGGAGGCTCAAGACCACGCCAGCGCACGCAATCCCGGCGTGTTTAGCATCGGGAATTGTCGTGTACGGGTCGATCATCGCGATCGCGGTAGGCGGAGGCATCGGGTCGTTGGTGCGTTGGCTCCTAAGTGTCTACCTAGATCCGAAGCGCCCGATGTTGCCGCTCGGCACCCTTGCATCAAACCTTGTTGCAAGCTGGGTCATTGGTTTTACTGTGTTGCTATTCACGCATTATTATTCCGAATCGCCCCGGGTTTTGAGGATGCACCAATTCGCGAGAGAATGA
- a CDS encoding IclR family transcriptional regulator has translation MRKEDNPVADTPEPEVSPTERAFHIIEMAAQVGRVTTADIIAALGIPKTTAHRLVSNLEEFGFLEHGIERGRYQVGPRLLELATNILAASTSHGPIHALLMELSRRTDETVSLGVMRGSEVVYIDSAIGNSPLTLNFQKGHRAPAHCTSSGRVFLANMEKKQLDAYLLSGPWEPITPYTIVDPDRLRLEIDLVRKNGYATNDSEFAIGVVGAAVPISGPHGRLIACLSISAPKARKSLDDITLLVPTLQAAALRITRILSVIDGGDTAEDDADTRAARRKRS, from the coding sequence ATGCGCAAGGAAGACAACCCCGTCGCCGATACGCCCGAACCGGAGGTCTCTCCCACCGAGCGCGCGTTCCACATCATCGAGATGGCCGCTCAGGTAGGCCGCGTGACGACGGCCGACATCATCGCCGCGCTCGGCATTCCGAAGACGACCGCGCATCGGCTGGTCAGCAATCTCGAGGAATTCGGCTTTCTGGAACACGGCATCGAGCGCGGCCGCTATCAGGTCGGCCCGCGCCTGCTCGAACTCGCGACCAATATCCTCGCGGCCTCCACCTCGCACGGCCCGATTCACGCGCTGCTGATGGAACTCTCGCGACGCACCGACGAAACCGTGAGTCTCGGTGTGATGCGCGGCTCGGAAGTGGTGTATATCGACAGCGCGATCGGCAATTCGCCGTTGACGCTCAATTTCCAGAAGGGGCATCGCGCGCCCGCGCATTGCACGTCGAGCGGCCGCGTGTTTCTCGCCAACATGGAGAAGAAGCAGCTCGACGCCTATCTGCTGAGCGGGCCGTGGGAGCCGATCACGCCCTACACGATCGTCGATCCCGACCGGCTGCGGCTTGAAATCGACCTCGTGCGCAAGAACGGCTACGCGACCAACGATTCCGAATTCGCGATCGGCGTGGTCGGCGCCGCGGTGCCGATCTCAGGCCCGCACGGCCGCCTGATCGCGTGCCTGAGCATTTCCGCGCCCAAAGCGCGCAAGTCGCTCGACGACATCACCTTGCTCGTGCCGACCTTGCAGGCAGCGGCGCTGCGGATCACCCGGATTCTCAGCGTGATCGACGGCGGCGACACCGCCGAGGACGATGCCGATACCAGGGCGGCGCGCCGCAAACGCTCCTGA
- a CDS encoding ABC transporter permease produces the protein MNSLLDGYGTLVLGGALQTVQLAICSLALAFAIGLLGASAKLFGSRWVANLARLYTTIVRGAPDLVLMLLLYYSIQILLNGMTERLHWTQIDIKPFAAGVIVLGLIHGAYFTETFRGAFLAIPRGQLESGTSFGMSFGHVLAHILFPQMMRFALPAIGNNWQVIVKSTALVSIIGLSDVVKAAQDAGKTTTHYFFFIGVAALVYLLITTASNVVLRHLQNRYDHGVRKVNV, from the coding sequence ATGAATTCTTTACTCGACGGATATGGCACGCTCGTTCTGGGAGGCGCGCTGCAAACCGTGCAGCTGGCGATCTGCTCGCTGGCCCTGGCCTTCGCGATCGGCTTGCTCGGTGCATCCGCGAAACTGTTCGGCAGCCGATGGGTCGCCAACCTCGCCCGCCTCTACACGACGATCGTGCGCGGCGCACCGGATCTCGTGCTCATGTTGCTGCTCTATTACAGCATCCAGATTCTGCTGAACGGCATGACCGAGCGTTTGCACTGGACACAAATCGATATCAAGCCTTTTGCCGCCGGCGTGATCGTGCTGGGTCTGATACACGGCGCGTACTTCACCGAGACGTTTCGCGGCGCATTCCTGGCCATTCCGCGCGGACAACTGGAGTCGGGCACGTCGTTTGGCATGTCGTTCGGCCATGTCCTCGCACACATTCTGTTTCCGCAGATGATGCGCTTTGCGTTGCCGGCGATCGGAAACAACTGGCAGGTGATCGTCAAGTCCACGGCGCTCGTGTCGATCATCGGACTCTCCGATGTCGTCAAAGCCGCACAGGACGCGGGGAAGACCACCACACATTACTTCTTCTTCATCGGCGTGGCCGCACTCGTTTATCTGCTGATCACGACGGCATCCAACGTTGTGCTGCGTCATCTCCAGAATCGTTACGACCACGGCGTGCGCAAGGTGAACGTATGA
- a CDS encoding M14 family metallopeptidase: protein MLLERTPLPAATIGTRHEVVSLTFGPPEADMKVYLQASLHADETPAMLTAHVLRDELRALKAAGKLNAAITLVPVANPIGLSQHLLGQFFGCFDLNSAANFNRGIARPTDVCARLEGRLGSDAIANRRAIKDAMRSALDAANPATEFEALRSTLLKLSCDADIVLDIHCSLEAVVHVYTDAAAWPRVEPLARHLQSKAQMLFDGADLGLFIDWTRLAWADVKAHFGDRYPVGEGAVATIIECAGERDVSYESARRYAQAIVAYLVDQGAIGGTPAVPPALRHPETRLSESEHFHAATSGIVVYRAKIGDVVEIGDAICDIVDPISGATATLRSRTRGMFYMRRAIRFVTAGAEIGRVTGG from the coding sequence GTGTTACTCGAGCGGACACCGTTACCCGCCGCGACGATCGGTACGCGGCATGAAGTCGTCAGCCTGACTTTCGGACCGCCGGAAGCGGACATGAAGGTTTATCTGCAGGCATCGCTTCATGCCGACGAGACGCCCGCCATGCTCACGGCGCACGTGCTGCGCGACGAACTTCGGGCGCTCAAAGCGGCCGGCAAGCTAAACGCGGCCATCACGCTCGTCCCGGTGGCGAATCCGATCGGTCTGAGTCAGCACCTCCTCGGCCAGTTCTTCGGGTGCTTCGATCTGAATAGCGCCGCGAACTTCAACCGCGGCATCGCGCGTCCCACGGATGTCTGCGCGCGTCTGGAAGGCCGTCTGGGCAGCGACGCAATCGCGAACAGACGCGCGATCAAGGACGCGATGCGTAGCGCGCTCGATGCAGCGAACCCGGCGACGGAATTCGAGGCGCTGCGCTCGACCTTGCTCAAGCTGTCATGCGATGCCGACATCGTTCTCGACATTCACTGTTCGCTGGAGGCCGTCGTCCACGTCTATACCGACGCGGCCGCTTGGCCGCGCGTCGAGCCGCTCGCACGTCATCTGCAATCGAAGGCGCAGATGCTGTTCGACGGCGCGGACCTCGGTCTCTTCATCGACTGGACGCGCCTGGCATGGGCGGACGTGAAGGCACATTTCGGCGACCGGTATCCGGTTGGCGAGGGCGCGGTCGCCACCATCATCGAATGCGCGGGCGAGCGCGATGTGTCTTACGAGTCGGCGCGCCGCTACGCGCAGGCAATCGTCGCCTATCTGGTCGATCAGGGGGCGATCGGCGGCACGCCCGCGGTTCCGCCCGCGCTGCGCCATCCGGAGACGCGACTATCGGAAAGCGAGCATTTCCACGCCGCGACGAGCGGCATCGTGGTGTATCGGGCGAAGATCGGCGACGTCGTGGAGATCGGCGACGCCATCTGCGATATCGTCGACCCGATCAGCGGCGCAACGGCCACTCTCCGAAGCCGCACGAGAGGCATGTTCTACATGCGGCGCGCGATCCGCTTCGTCACCGCGGGCGCGGAGATCGGGCGCGTGACGGGCGGCTGA